A genomic stretch from Mycobacterium malmoense includes:
- a CDS encoding thioester reductase domain-containing protein has protein sequence METLIDYLQMWETRRPDQTLFRFVDAEGRELEHYTYRGFADRTRELAAYLSAEAGLRPGERALLVYPPGLEMVAAFFACARLGVIAVPVSPPLPMAFEAGLAKLGFIARDCQARAVLSTKQFEYDYRLLLGVKESAQGGLPWPEAARPPELPWFATDGTQEFGGAPVADTPGPVLFLQYTSGSTSDPKGVIVSHANVIANGSAFTGDEVCVSWLPQHHDMGLISAYLFVLLTGGTTHAMSPVDFLQRPSSWLRLIGQVRATHSPAPNFALEYCLREDKLPASELAGIDLSSLDSLAIGAEPLRAKTFTRFRQRFAPYGLRPDALTGAYGMAESTLIVSLRGRQIVTLNKRALENNLARVEKAVPENGNQAPVVSCGKPIDSSEVRIVDPQSRRALGEGRVGEIWLDGPSKGGGYWRRPELTAETFGARIVGDDNHTYLRTGDLGFLYEGELFVCGRSKDLIIVRGVNCYPSDVEAVVERSAAQVRDGCVAAFSVEREDSEALVVVAEVRDEGARPNVLPDAKALARAIRRHCHVDPHTIVFVPPRSIPKTTSGKIRRAHTRQLWLDAKLPVLASWVNRAHQGPDAGAGPLERFRHLIESYDLTGQEDCSFADLGIDSLALAELRADLQALLEEHGAGKLAEDVNTRLLQRLTVAEFFGLMRQFGEGSGQPLDALRRALDEISAEYEAYEAAQMRADTRLPLPELPPARAGAPSDILLTGATGFLGPFLVSSLLGRTSHTVHALVRATDAEHGLDRIVASLRRAQLWSPALEAEVRARVRVVCGDLAEPHLGIGEAGFRWLAESVDAVVHNGALVNYVRTYDALRPANVVGTHELLRLAMTAHRKTFHLVSSTFIYGWSVKPVVGESDANAEMNALDFGYSQTKWVGEQLALAARRQGLDVRIYRPSLISPTSAGFGSQDDILVRTMAFMIEHGIAANALNQLSLLPADLIADHIVALMDLPTDKTGGGIIYNMTADDYYNLMDITRVLSERYGYRFAYHDIPSFAEQMNRRCTPRDPIYPLVDFLTRSADKIAAMRDKRYGNSRYRQARALAKVRLREPALAETVDNLVRFLHSEGLITETQAEKRCIAE, from the coding sequence AGAGCGGGCGCTGCTGGTCTACCCGCCGGGTCTGGAGATGGTGGCGGCGTTTTTCGCCTGCGCGCGCCTCGGCGTGATCGCCGTCCCGGTCAGCCCCCCATTGCCCATGGCGTTCGAGGCGGGACTGGCCAAACTCGGCTTCATCGCCCGGGACTGCCAGGCCCGGGCGGTGCTGTCGACCAAGCAGTTCGAGTACGACTACCGGCTGCTGCTGGGCGTCAAAGAGAGTGCGCAAGGCGGGCTGCCCTGGCCAGAGGCCGCGCGGCCGCCGGAGCTGCCCTGGTTCGCGACGGATGGCACGCAGGAGTTTGGCGGCGCCCCCGTGGCGGATACGCCCGGTCCGGTGCTTTTCCTGCAGTACACGTCCGGCTCCACCAGCGATCCCAAGGGCGTGATCGTCAGCCACGCCAACGTCATCGCCAACGGCTCGGCCTTCACGGGCGACGAGGTGTGCGTCAGCTGGCTTCCGCAGCACCACGACATGGGCTTGATCTCCGCGTACTTGTTCGTCTTGCTGACGGGCGGGACCACGCACGCGATGTCACCGGTCGACTTCCTTCAGCGGCCGTCGTCCTGGCTCCGGCTCATCGGCCAGGTGCGCGCCACCCACTCGCCGGCGCCGAACTTCGCCCTCGAGTACTGCCTGCGCGAGGACAAGCTCCCCGCGTCCGAGCTGGCCGGGATCGACCTGAGCAGCCTGGACAGCCTGGCCATCGGGGCGGAGCCGCTGCGTGCCAAGACCTTCACGCGCTTTAGGCAGCGCTTCGCTCCCTACGGTCTGCGGCCCGACGCGCTGACCGGCGCCTACGGCATGGCCGAATCCACCCTGATCGTGTCGCTGCGCGGGCGCCAGATCGTCACCCTGAACAAGCGCGCCCTGGAGAACAACCTCGCGCGGGTCGAAAAGGCCGTGCCGGAGAACGGCAACCAGGCGCCCGTCGTGAGCTGCGGCAAGCCCATTGACAGCAGCGAGGTCCGCATCGTCGACCCCCAATCGAGGCGGGCCCTGGGCGAGGGCCGGGTCGGCGAGATCTGGCTGGACGGACCGTCCAAGGGCGGCGGCTATTGGCGCCGCCCCGAGCTCACCGCGGAGACCTTCGGAGCCCGCATCGTGGGCGATGACAACCACACCTACCTGCGGACCGGCGATCTCGGCTTCCTGTACGAGGGCGAGCTGTTCGTCTGCGGCCGGAGCAAGGACCTGATCATCGTCCGCGGCGTCAACTGCTACCCCTCCGACGTCGAGGCTGTCGTGGAGCGGTCGGCCGCGCAAGTCCGCGACGGCTGCGTCGCCGCCTTCTCGGTGGAGCGCGAGGACTCCGAAGCGCTGGTCGTGGTCGCCGAGGTGCGCGACGAGGGCGCGCGCCCGAACGTTCTCCCAGACGCCAAGGCGCTGGCGCGAGCCATTCGCAGGCATTGCCACGTCGATCCGCACACCATCGTGTTCGTGCCGCCGCGCAGCATTCCCAAGACGACGTCGGGGAAGATTAGGCGCGCGCATACCCGCCAGCTGTGGCTGGACGCCAAGCTGCCGGTGCTGGCGAGCTGGGTCAATCGGGCCCACCAGGGGCCGGACGCCGGTGCGGGTCCGCTCGAGCGCTTCCGCCATCTGATCGAGAGCTACGACCTCACCGGGCAGGAGGACTGCTCCTTCGCCGATCTCGGCATCGACTCGCTGGCCCTGGCCGAACTCCGGGCGGACCTGCAGGCGCTGCTGGAGGAGCATGGCGCGGGGAAGCTGGCCGAGGACGTCAACACGCGCCTGCTCCAGCGGCTGACGGTCGCCGAGTTCTTCGGGCTGATGCGGCAGTTCGGCGAGGGGTCCGGGCAGCCGCTCGACGCGCTGCGCCGGGCGCTGGACGAGATCTCCGCCGAGTACGAGGCGTACGAGGCCGCGCAGATGCGTGCCGACACGCGGCTGCCGCTGCCGGAGCTTCCGCCGGCGCGTGCGGGCGCGCCGAGCGACATCCTGCTGACCGGCGCGACCGGGTTCCTGGGACCGTTCCTGGTGAGCAGCCTGCTCGGGCGGACGTCCCACACCGTCCACGCGCTGGTCCGCGCGACGGATGCCGAACACGGACTGGACCGGATCGTCGCGTCGCTGCGCCGGGCACAGCTGTGGTCGCCGGCTTTGGAGGCCGAGGTCCGGGCGCGGGTGCGCGTGGTCTGCGGGGACCTCGCCGAGCCTCACCTGGGGATCGGTGAGGCGGGGTTCCGGTGGCTGGCCGAGAGCGTCGACGCCGTCGTCCACAACGGCGCCCTGGTCAACTACGTGCGGACCTACGACGCCCTGCGGCCTGCCAACGTGGTTGGTACGCACGAGCTTTTGCGCCTGGCCATGACCGCGCACCGGAAGACCTTCCATCTGGTTTCGAGCACCTTTATCTACGGGTGGAGCGTCAAGCCGGTCGTTGGGGAGTCCGACGCGAACGCGGAGATGAACGCGCTGGACTTCGGCTACTCGCAGACCAAGTGGGTTGGCGAGCAGCTGGCGCTGGCCGCGCGGCGGCAGGGACTCGACGTGCGCATCTACCGGCCCTCGTTGATCTCTCCCACCAGTGCGGGTTTTGGGAGTCAGGACGACATCTTGGTGCGCACCATGGCGTTCATGATCGAGCACGGCATCGCCGCCAACGCGCTCAACCAGCTCAGCCTGCTGCCGGCGGACCTGATCGCGGATCACATCGTCGCGCTGATGGATCTGCCGACGGATAAGACGGGCGGCGGGATCATCTACAACATGACCGCGGATGATTACTACAACCTCATGGACATCACCCGCGTTTTGTCCGAGCGCTACGGCTATCGCTTTGCCTACCACGACATTCCGTCCTTCGCCGAGCAGATGAACCGCCGGTGCACGCCGCGGGATCCGATTTATCCGCTGGTCGATTTCCTGACGCGCTCGGCGGACAAGATCGCGGCGATGCGGGACAAGCGGTATGGCAACAGCCGGTACCGGCAGGCTCGCGCGCTGGCCAAGGTCCGCCTGCGTGAGCCGGCCCTGGCCGAGACGGTCGACAATCTCGTCCGGTTCCTACACAGCGAGGGTCTGATCACCGAGACGCAGGCCGAAAAGCGTTGTATTGCTGAATGA
- a CDS encoding metal-dependent hydrolase, with amino-acid sequence MFTIDDQATGPHDASTDHERIVLQARDVEFDWAKLPFYYVPNEPFTTHFCNVLHLLLPAGEEFIVEAFKRALPLIKDDQLRRDVQGFISQEAMHSQAHSGVLGHFAAKGIDVTPFTDQMAWLFGKLIGDRPLWSRRRRQSWLLERVSMVAALEHYTAILGEWILDTPQHDALGTDPVMLDLLRWHGAEEVEHKAVAFDTMKHLRAGYWRQVRTQLLVTPALLWLFVRGVRFMYSVDPYLPPGTKPRWRDYFGAARRGLVPGPFEFLGVIGAYCKPSFHPSQLGGVGRAVDYLARSPAARASH; translated from the coding sequence ATGTTCACTATCGACGACCAGGCAACGGGTCCGCATGACGCCTCGACCGATCACGAGCGGATCGTCCTGCAGGCGCGCGACGTCGAGTTCGACTGGGCGAAGCTGCCGTTCTACTACGTGCCCAACGAGCCCTTCACCACGCACTTCTGCAATGTGCTGCACCTGCTGCTGCCGGCGGGCGAGGAGTTCATCGTCGAGGCATTCAAGAGGGCGTTGCCGCTGATCAAGGATGACCAGCTGCGGCGCGACGTGCAGGGGTTCATCAGCCAGGAGGCCATGCATTCCCAAGCGCACTCCGGTGTGCTCGGGCACTTCGCGGCCAAGGGGATAGACGTGACGCCGTTTACCGACCAGATGGCGTGGCTGTTCGGCAAGCTCATCGGCGACCGACCCTTGTGGAGCCGGCGACGACGGCAGAGCTGGTTGCTCGAGCGGGTGTCGATGGTGGCGGCCCTCGAGCACTACACCGCCATCCTTGGCGAGTGGATTCTCGACACCCCGCAACACGATGCCCTCGGCACCGATCCGGTGATGCTGGACCTGCTGCGCTGGCACGGCGCGGAGGAAGTCGAGCACAAGGCGGTCGCGTTCGACACCATGAAGCATCTGCGGGCCGGGTATTGGCGGCAGGTGCGCACCCAGCTGTTGGTGACGCCGGCGTTGCTGTGGTTGTTCGTGCGCGGTGTGCGGTTCATGTACTCGGTCGACCCGTATTTGCCGCCGGGGACCAAGCCGCGCTGGCGCGACTACTTCGGGGCGGCGCGGCGGGGTTTGGTGCCAGGGCCATTCGAGTTCCTCGGGGTCATCGGCGCCTACTGCAAGCCGAGTTTCCATCCGTCCCAGCTGGGTGGGGTTGGGCGCGCGGTCGACTACTTGGCCAGGTCGCCCGCCGCCCGCGCCTCGCACTAG
- a CDS encoding alpha/beta fold hydrolase, translating into MARSTVIASDGVPLAVHAHTEIDGRRPTVLAIHGYPDNHDVWDGVAGYLGDRYNFVAYDVRGAGESGCPANRSGYILPQLVSDIGAVIDSLGVDEVHVVGHDWGSIQGWAAVTDDAVTGRIASFTSISGPHLNYAGRFLRSPRTPRAVADVVRQVLASSYIWFFLCPGAPEVAFRSRAAVKAFEAVELIGRSGARGRRAATLRSIDDYLNGLNLYRANMPGPILAPPARLPQTKVPVQVLVARQDYFVTPALQRFTGSIPADGRVVPIEGGHWAVASHPDVVARLTGEWIDLITGIRQR; encoded by the coding sequence ATGGCCCGCAGCACCGTGATCGCCTCGGACGGCGTGCCTTTGGCGGTCCACGCCCACACCGAGATCGATGGGCGGCGCCCGACCGTCCTGGCCATCCACGGCTACCCGGATAACCACGACGTGTGGGACGGGGTGGCTGGGTATCTTGGTGATCGGTACAACTTTGTGGCCTATGACGTGCGCGGGGCCGGCGAATCGGGGTGCCCGGCCAACCGGTCGGGATATATTCTCCCCCAGCTGGTTTCGGATATCGGCGCGGTGATCGACAGCCTGGGGGTCGACGAGGTCCACGTGGTGGGTCACGACTGGGGCTCGATTCAGGGCTGGGCGGCGGTCACCGACGACGCGGTGACGGGCAGGATCGCGTCGTTCACGTCGATCTCCGGGCCGCACCTGAACTACGCGGGCCGGTTTCTGCGGTCACCGCGTACACCCCGAGCCGTGGCCGATGTCGTCAGGCAGGTTTTGGCCTCCTCCTATATCTGGTTCTTCCTGTGCCCGGGTGCGCCGGAGGTGGCGTTCCGGTCGCGGGCGGCCGTAAAAGCCTTTGAGGCGGTTGAACTTATCGGCCGATCGGGTGCCCGCGGCCGGCGTGCGGCGACTCTGCGGTCGATCGATGACTACCTCAACGGGCTCAACCTGTACCGCGCCAACATGCCGGGGCCGATTCTGGCGCCGCCGGCGCGGCTGCCGCAAACGAAGGTGCCGGTGCAGGTGCTGGTAGCACGCCAGGACTATTTCGTCACACCCGCGCTCCAGCGGTTCACCGGCTCGATACCGGCCGACGGCAGGGTCGTCCCGATCGAGGGCGGGCACTGGGCGGTGGCCTCGCATCCCGACGTCGTCGCCCGGCTCACCGGCGAGTGGATCGATCTGATCACCGGCATTCGACAGAGATAG
- a CDS encoding PDR/VanB family oxidoreductase has product MARGTVSHTIWNTRPADLYSRRRRDRAYTVLWGVGIVFGGFASASRWNPSRIAPVRRTNTAVVTKRELLAPDAVALTLADPDGGLLPSWTPGAHIDVQLPSGRRRQYSLCGPPGRRTDYRIAVRRIADGGGGSIEMHETFDVGDRLEFEGPRNAFYLVTDERDVLFVIGGIGVTPMLPMIRAAQRHGIDWRAVYAGRSRDYMPLLDEVVAVAPDRVTVWADDERGRIPTADDLLAGAGPTTAVYVCGPTAMLESVRTARDQYARAPLHYERFSPPPVVDGVPFELELARSRRVLSVPANRSALDVMLDRDPTTAYSCRQGFCGTCKVRVLAGEVDRRGRAAEGDGDMLVCVSRAKGGRVVVDA; this is encoded by the coding sequence ATAGCGAGAGGAACTGTGTCGCATACTATTTGGAACACCAGGCCCGCCGACCTGTACAGTCGCCGCCGACGCGACCGTGCTTACACCGTGTTGTGGGGCGTGGGCATTGTCTTCGGTGGCTTCGCGTCGGCGTCACGGTGGAACCCGTCGCGGATAGCGCCGGTGCGGCGGACCAACACCGCGGTCGTCACCAAACGCGAACTCCTCGCGCCCGACGCGGTCGCCTTGACGCTGGCCGACCCGGACGGCGGCTTGCTGCCGTCCTGGACGCCCGGCGCGCACATCGACGTTCAACTGCCCTCCGGGCGCCGACGGCAATACTCGCTGTGCGGCCCGCCCGGGCGGCGCACCGACTACCGGATCGCCGTGCGCCGCATCGCCGACGGCGGCGGTGGCTCGATCGAGATGCATGAGACCTTCGACGTGGGCGACAGGCTGGAGTTCGAGGGTCCCCGCAACGCGTTCTATCTCGTCACGGACGAGCGGGACGTGCTGTTCGTGATCGGCGGCATCGGGGTGACGCCGATGCTGCCGATGATTCGGGCGGCGCAGCGGCACGGAATCGACTGGCGTGCCGTCTACGCCGGGCGCAGCCGGGATTACATGCCGCTGCTGGACGAGGTGGTGGCGGTGGCGCCGGACCGGGTCACCGTGTGGGCCGACGACGAACGCGGCCGAATCCCGACCGCGGATGACCTACTTGCCGGGGCCGGGCCGACGACGGCGGTGTACGTGTGCGGCCCGACCGCCATGCTGGAGTCGGTGCGCACAGCGCGCGACCAATACGCCCGCGCACCACTGCATTACGAACGGTTTTCTCCGCCGCCCGTCGTCGACGGCGTGCCCTTCGAGCTGGAACTCGCGCGATCGCGGCGGGTGCTCAGCGTGCCGGCGAACCGATCGGCGCTGGACGTCATGCTCGACCGCGATCCGACGACCGCATATTCCTGCCGGCAGGGGTTCTGCGGGACCTGCAAGGTCAGGGTGCTGGCCGGGGAGGTCGATCGCCGGGGGCGCGCCGCGGAGGGCGATGGCGACATGCTGGTCTGTGTCTCGCGGGCGAAAGGCGGTCGCGTGGTGGTCGACGCCTGA
- a CDS encoding DinB family protein, producing the protein MTAALGPGRPFTGSERELLENTLELNRAELVRAVEQLSDTQAREKLVRSLTTPISLIKHCAAAERIWFQRTLAGMSVDACDGHATGGDGSFHVADDETLADVITEYVAACKRSNELAAQHNLDDTVEHHLVGAVSLRFIYLGMIGEVARHAGHADILAEQIQAATKSSADASEQRLQEPRQ; encoded by the coding sequence ATGACTGCCGCACTCGGCCCGGGTCGTCCGTTCACAGGCAGCGAACGAGAGCTGCTGGAGAACACCCTCGAACTGAACCGGGCGGAGCTTGTGCGAGCCGTCGAACAGCTCTCCGATACCCAAGCGCGCGAGAAACTGGTCCGCTCGCTGACCACGCCCATCTCACTGATCAAGCACTGCGCTGCGGCCGAACGCATCTGGTTCCAACGAACACTGGCGGGCATGAGTGTCGACGCATGCGACGGGCACGCCACAGGCGGCGACGGCAGCTTCCACGTCGCCGACGACGAAACCCTCGCCGACGTAATCACCGAATACGTTGCGGCATGCAAACGGTCCAACGAACTAGCCGCGCAGCACAACCTGGACGACACTGTCGAACACCACCTTGTCGGTGCCGTGAGCCTGCGATTCATCTATCTGGGCATGATCGGCGAAGTCGCCCGGCATGCCGGTCACGCCGACATCCTCGCCGAGCAGATTCAGGCGGCCACGAAATCATCGGCTGACGCCTCCGAGCAAAGGCTGCAAGAACCGCGGCAATGA
- a CDS encoding cytochrome P450 has protein sequence MDVSVREWTHWAAGYGLPGTTLKLLARRGDPLAQLLTIDNNRANNIYPLVEQVRGRGRMSPVEKVGWVSADAQIVRGVLRDGRFRTIKQRERSPFRIVQWILAKTAPDVPNPLEPPSMVVTDPPEHTRLRRLVSRAFTPRALDGLRARIHEIADGLLRGLEGRAECDLITEYASRVPIAVIAEMLAIPRDETRRLLEIGESTTRLIGTTVVSWRDFRAATKALREFDRYLAEHIERLRHDDANNSILSDVVHNGDLTEIEIRMLAGLLLGAGFVTTTHVLGKAVVALVGHPDQLAALRANPEGWPNAIEEILRYDTTGQLAGRVATEDVDIHGYSIRAGETVFLLLGGANRDPAIFEHPDIFDITRTNAREHISFGTGVHACLGAALARMELHIGLQSLFERFPQLTLAGEPTFNDSIGLHGLIHLPVSLRAANAIVP, from the coding sequence ATGGACGTGTCTGTTCGGGAGTGGACGCATTGGGCGGCGGGGTATGGCCTTCCAGGCACGACGCTGAAACTACTAGCACGGCGCGGTGATCCGCTGGCCCAGCTCCTGACGATCGACAACAACCGGGCCAATAACATTTATCCGCTGGTCGAGCAAGTCCGCGGGCGCGGACGCATGTCCCCGGTAGAAAAGGTCGGCTGGGTCAGCGCTGACGCGCAAATTGTCCGTGGGGTGCTGCGCGACGGCCGGTTCCGGACCATCAAACAACGGGAACGGTCACCTTTTCGCATCGTCCAGTGGATCCTGGCCAAAACCGCCCCCGATGTGCCGAATCCCCTCGAACCGCCCTCCATGGTGGTCACCGATCCGCCTGAGCACACGCGGTTACGTCGCCTGGTTTCGCGGGCGTTCACGCCACGGGCGCTCGATGGACTTCGCGCCCGCATTCATGAAATCGCCGACGGGTTGCTTCGCGGTCTGGAGGGCAGGGCCGAGTGCGATTTGATCACCGAGTACGCCTCCCGGGTCCCCATCGCGGTCATCGCTGAAATGCTGGCAATCCCACGCGATGAGACACGCCGTCTTCTTGAAATCGGCGAGTCGACAACGAGATTGATTGGCACCACGGTCGTGTCCTGGCGCGACTTTCGGGCGGCGACGAAAGCTCTGCGCGAGTTCGATCGGTACCTCGCCGAGCATATCGAGCGGCTACGTCACGACGACGCCAACAACAGCATCCTGTCCGACGTTGTCCACAACGGCGATCTCACCGAAATCGAGATCAGGATGCTGGCGGGGCTGCTCCTGGGCGCGGGGTTCGTCACCACGACTCATGTTTTGGGTAAGGCCGTCGTGGCGCTCGTCGGTCACCCCGACCAACTGGCCGCGCTGCGCGCGAACCCCGAGGGATGGCCCAACGCGATCGAGGAGATCCTGCGCTATGACACCACCGGTCAATTGGCGGGGCGGGTCGCCACCGAAGACGTTGACATCCACGGATACTCGATACGGGCGGGCGAAACGGTATTTCTTCTGCTGGGCGGGGCCAACCGCGACCCGGCGATCTTCGAACACCCCGATATCTTCGACATAACCCGCACCAACGCCCGCGAGCACATCAGCTTCGGTACCGGTGTGCACGCCTGCCTCGGCGCGGCGCTGGCTCGCATGGAGCTACATATCGGCCTGCAGTCGTTGTTCGAGCGCTTCCCCCAGCTAACCCTGGCCGGTGAACCGACCTTCAACGACAGCATCGGGCTGCACGGACTCATACATCTACCGGTATCACTGCGAGCGGCGAATGCAATTGTTCCCTAG
- a CDS encoding maleylpyruvate isomerase N-terminal domain-containing protein: protein MPNTEFHEGPSRSRTSRPPRLLPIPDAAAAYRLVYGRVDALIRGRAEVAELAVPACPAWTIRQTVAHLAGVAQDIISLNMEGKGADSWTEMQVDRLGGHSVDELLDLWGQMIDPVTARLALAPQRSACQLVFDALTHEHDIRGALGEPDSRAGDLTFEVALGFLTTMGDQLIRQAGLPALRLITPTIGSVQLGDPHTTRDQLALNISDFEALRTFGGRRSIRQLLALPWHGDPTNLLPAFTHLLPAFSNDGIRPPTDDLIE from the coding sequence ATGCCCAACACTGAATTCCACGAGGGACCATCTCGCTCCCGCACAAGCCGACCGCCCCGACTGTTGCCGATCCCGGACGCCGCGGCGGCCTACCGCCTCGTCTACGGACGTGTCGACGCGCTGATCCGCGGCCGCGCCGAAGTCGCCGAACTGGCAGTGCCGGCCTGTCCCGCCTGGACCATCCGCCAGACGGTTGCTCACCTGGCCGGGGTCGCACAGGACATCATTTCACTCAACATGGAGGGAAAGGGCGCCGACTCCTGGACCGAAATGCAGGTCGATCGCCTCGGCGGGCACAGCGTCGACGAGTTACTCGACCTATGGGGGCAGATGATCGACCCGGTGACAGCCAGGCTCGCTCTGGCCCCCCAACGATCCGCATGTCAGCTTGTCTTCGATGCCCTCACCCATGAGCACGACATTCGCGGTGCACTGGGTGAACCGGACTCCCGCGCAGGCGATCTCACGTTCGAGGTCGCCCTGGGGTTCTTGACAACGATGGGCGATCAATTGATCCGACAAGCGGGGCTGCCGGCGCTGCGGTTAATCACCCCCACAATCGGATCCGTACAGCTCGGCGATCCGCACACCACGCGAGATCAACTCGCCCTTAACATCTCGGATTTCGAGGCACTACGCACCTTCGGCGGACGACGCAGTATCCGGCAGCTGTTGGCGCTGCCCTGGCATGGAGACCCGACAAACCTACTGCCCGCCTTCACGCACCTGCTGCCCGCCTTCAGTAACGACGGGATACGACCGCCAACCGATGACCTCATCGAATGA
- the bioB gene encoding biotin synthase BioB, giving the protein MHDPAAVTNTEFERRLSAITAAALRRRHVDRDDLLAVLASSDDDLLDVIAAAGRVRRRFFGRRVKLNYLVNMKSGMCPEDCGYCSQRRGSTAEILKYSWVDADEAARHAQCAIDAGAKRVCLVAAGRGPGDRDIERVAETVAAIKDSAPMVEVCVCLGLLKHGQADRLRRAGADAYNHNLNTSAENYARICSTHTFDDRTATVAAAKTAGLSPCSGVIVGMGESDEDIVDVALALRELQPDSVPVNFLIPFQGTPLGGHWDLTPQRCLRILAMFRFAFPDVEVRVAGGREIHLRSLQPLALHLANSMFLGDYLTSQGQPGHADRAMIADAGFVIEGFDQPTQAAHHRDLVITRHRGAGTTTPANT; this is encoded by the coding sequence ATGCATGACCCAGCGGCCGTGACGAATACGGAGTTTGAGCGGCGATTGTCGGCGATCACCGCCGCAGCGTTGCGGCGACGGCATGTCGATCGCGATGACTTGTTGGCCGTGTTGGCCAGTAGTGACGATGACCTGCTCGACGTGATCGCCGCGGCCGGGCGGGTGCGTCGCAGGTTTTTCGGTCGGCGGGTCAAGCTCAACTACCTGGTGAACATGAAATCTGGTATGTGTCCAGAGGATTGCGGTTATTGTTCGCAGCGGCGCGGGTCGACCGCTGAGATCCTGAAATACTCCTGGGTCGATGCCGATGAAGCCGCCCGCCACGCCCAATGCGCGATCGATGCCGGCGCCAAACGCGTCTGCCTGGTCGCCGCTGGCCGCGGGCCGGGCGACCGTGATATCGAGCGGGTCGCCGAGACGGTCGCCGCTATCAAGGATTCCGCCCCAATGGTGGAGGTGTGTGTCTGCCTGGGGCTGCTCAAACACGGGCAAGCCGATCGGCTGCGGCGGGCCGGCGCCGACGCCTACAACCACAACCTCAACACCAGCGCCGAGAACTACGCCCGGATCTGCTCGACCCACACCTTCGACGACCGAACCGCCACGGTGGCCGCCGCCAAAACCGCTGGGCTGTCGCCGTGTTCGGGTGTCATCGTCGGAATGGGCGAATCCGATGAGGACATCGTCGATGTCGCGTTGGCTTTGCGTGAACTCCAACCGGACTCGGTGCCGGTGAACTTCCTGATCCCATTTCAAGGCACGCCGCTGGGCGGGCATTGGGACCTAACGCCCCAGCGTTGCCTGCGCATCCTGGCGATGTTTCGGTTCGCCTTTCCCGACGTGGAGGTCCGGGTCGCCGGGGGACGCGAAATACACTTGCGTAGCCTGCAACCGCTCGCCCTGCACCTGGCGAATTCGATGTTCCTTGGCGACTACCTCACCAGCCAAGGCCAGCCCGGCCACGCCGATCGGGCGATGATCGCCGACGCCGGCTTCGTGATCGAAGGCTTCGACCAGCCGACCCAGGCCGCGCACCACCGCGACCTCGTCATCACCCGCCACCGCGGCGCAGGCACCACCACACCCGCCAACACCTGA